A part of Neovison vison isolate M4711 chromosome 6, ASM_NN_V1, whole genome shotgun sequence genomic DNA contains:
- the ATP5PO gene encoding ATP synthase subunit O, mitochondrial has translation MAVPAVSGLSRQVRCFSTTVVRPFSKLVRPPVQVYGIEGRYATALYSAASKQNKLEQVEKELLRVAQILKEPKMAASIMNPYIKRSVKVKSLNDMSAKERFSPLTSNLINLLAENGRLDNTPGVISAFSTMMSVHRGEVPCTVTTASPLDEATLTELKTVLKSFLSKGQVLKLEVKTDPSIMGGMIVRIGEKYADMSAKTKIQKLSRAMREVF, from the exons ATGGCTGTCCCAGCAGTGTCTGGCTTGTCCCGGCAG gTGCGATGCTTTAGTACAACTGTGGTCAGGCCGTTTTCCAAGCTCGTGCGG ccacCTGTTCAGGTGTATGGTATTGAAGGTCGCTATGCCACTGCTCTTTATTCGGCTGCATCGAAACAGAATAAACTGGAACAAGTAGAGAAAGAATTGTTGAGAGTAGCA CAAATCTTGAAGGAACCCAAAATGGCTGCTTCCATTATGAATCCCTATATCAAGCGTTCTGTGAAAGTGAAAAGCCTAAATGACATGAGCGCAAAAGAGAGATTCTCTCCTCTCACATCCAACCTGATCA ATTTGCTTGCGGAGAACGGTCGCTTGGACAACACCCCTGGAGTCATTTCTGCCTTTTCAACCATGATGAGCGTCCACCGTGGGGAAGTACCGTGCACAGTGACCACTGCATCT CCTTTAGATGAAGCCACTCTTACTGAATTAAAAACAGTCCTGAAGAGCTTCCTGAGTAAAGGCCAAGTCTTAAAATTGGAAGTTAAG ACTGATCCATCAATCATGGGTGGAATGATTGTCCGTATTGGAGAGAAATACGCTGATATGTCTGCAAAAACCAAGATTCAGAAGCTGAGCAGGGCCATGCGGGAGGTTTTCTGA